One window of Sardina pilchardus chromosome 2, fSarPil1.1, whole genome shotgun sequence genomic DNA carries:
- the tada1 gene encoding transcriptional adapter 1 yields MAAHASELEIAKKNLTDAIGDNVKHYWANLKLWFKQKISKEEFDIEARRLLAQDNVHVHNDFLLAILTRCQIIVSTPEGGSLQWTGGSASKPGKPKGKKKCSSVRQKFDHRFQPHNPLSAVQPFCVREPGPGVEEEELRLSAHTLLLPTRGQLEARMIVTAFEMGLDNVTEDAVSSMTCALEVHLKDVITAVVSRRKAYRLRDGHFQHAFSSDITPQPYLKNSVAAYQSVMECPPPSASLPVGPPPQVSPDEAEQQAALLLACSGHNLPAPLPPINMYDLLEALQVHRRVMPSHTMYALNMERILARLWHPSHEELEQDRVHRQRLAAKEGLLVS; encoded by the exons ATGGCAGCTCATGCTAGCGAGTTGGAAATAGCAAAGAAAAACTTAACTGATGCCATTGGGGACAATGTCAAACA TTATTGGGCAAACCTGAAACTTTGGTTCAAGCAGAAAATCAGCAAAGAAGAATTCGACATCGAGGCACGACGTCTCCTTGCTCAGGATAATG TTCACGTCCACAACGACTTCCTGCTGGCAATTTTGACACGATGTCAGATTATTGTGTCCACACCAG AAGGAGGTTCATTGCAGTGGACAGGTGGATCTGCCTCCAAGCCTGGGAAGCCTAAAGGAAAGAAGAAATGTTCCTCTGTGCGTCAAAAATTTGAT CACCGCTTCCAACCTCACAACCCGCTGAGCGCAGTGCAGCCGTTCTGTGTGCGGGAGCCGGGCCccggggtggaggaggaggagctgcgcCTCAGCGCCCACACGCTGCTGCTGCCCACGCGCGGTCAGCTGGAGGCCCGCATGATCGTCACCGCCTTCGAGATGGGCCTGGACAACGTGACGGAGGACGCCGTCAGCAGCATGACCTGTGctctggag GTCCATCTAAAAGATGTCATCACCGCTGTGGTCTCCAGGAGGAAAGCCTATCGTCTGCGTGATGGTCATTTCCAGCATGCCTTCAGCAGTGACATCACACCTCAACCATATTTGAAAAACAGTGTGGCAGCTTACCAAAGTGTCATGGAGTG CCCGCCTCCCAGCGCCTCGCTTCCAGTAGGCCCGCCCCCTCAGGTGTCACCAGACGAGGCTGAACAGCAGGCAGCGCTCCTATTGGCCTGCTCCGGTCACAATCTCCCTGCCCCTCTGCCTCCCATTAACATGTATGACTTACTGGAAGCATTGCAG GTGCATCGGCGGGTCATGCCTTCTCACACCATGTACGCCCTGAACATGGAGCGCATCCTGGCCAGGCTGTGGCACCCCAGTCAcgaggagctggagcaggacCGCGTGCATCGCCAACGGCTCGCTGCCAAGGAAGGCCTGCTGGTCAGCTGA
- the LOC134070102 gene encoding transcription factor Jun-like, giving the protein MEATFYEESLNASVPPQQKNVGCGYNAKALKLNMTLDLNDPMKHLKPHLRAKAMDILTSPDVGLLKLTSPELERLIVQSCNSLTTPTPSQFISSKNATDEQEGFAEGFVKALEELHHQQHMPVMDTADQGMPTSTDMAPVTSDQGNVSLNSSVRMDPPEYSSLCSLGRAPAYTDSSSIVSYATMSAQNAPGPRVPCQHPLQAYKEEPQRVPDMSCETPPLSPIDMENQERIKAERKRMRNRVAASKCRKRKLERLSRLEEKVKFLKTQNTELCSTANILRDEVAQLKLRVMDHVNSGCHLMLTQRIKAF; this is encoded by the coding sequence ATGGAAGCCACATTCTATGAAGAGTCTCTCAACGCATCCGTGCCTCCGCAACAAAAAAATGTTGGATGTGGATATAATGCGAAGGCGCTAAAGCTAAATATGACCCTAGATCTAAATGATCCAATGAAACACCTAAAGCCGCACCTTCGCGCCAAGGCAATGGACATACTGACATCACCCGACGTTGGGTTGCTTAAACTGACGTCGCCTGAATTGGAGCGTCTGATTGTACAGTCTTGCAACAGTTTGACAACGCCGACTCCTTCTCAATTCATCTCGTCCAAGAATGCCACCGACGAGCAGGAGGGCTTTGCCGAAGGCTTTGTCAAGGCTCTTGAGGAGCTCCACCATCAACAACACATGCCCGTTATGGACACAGCGGATCAAGGGATGCCAACATCCACCGATATGGCACCTGTGACCTCCGATCAGGGAAACGTATCGTTGAACAGTTCAGTCCGCATGGATCCACCAGAATACTCGAGCCTGTGTTCACTCGGCCGCGCACCTGCGTACACCGACTCCAGCTCCATTGTGAGTTACGCGACTATGTCCGCGCAAAACGCACCAGGCCCTCGAGTGCCATGCCAACACCCGCTACAGGCGTACAAAGAGGAGCCTCAGCGAGTTCCTGATATGAGCTGCGAAACCCCTCCCTTGTCTCCAATTGACATGGAGAACCAAGAGAGGATTAAAGCGGAGAGAAAGCGCATGAGAAACAGGGTCGCTGCGTCAAAGTGCCGGAAAAGAAAGCTCGAGCGACTCTCGAGACTGGAGGAAAAAGTCAAATTCCTAAAAACTCAGAACACAGAGTTGTGCTCAACAGCTAACATACTACGAGACGAGGTGGCGCAGCTCAAACTAAGGGTCATGGATCACGTAAACAGCGGCTGCCATCTCATGTTGACGCAGCGGATAAAGGCTTTCTGA